The nucleotide sequence CGGGCGATCGCGACCACCATGTCCGGCTCGAACCCGGACTCGACGACCTCGCCGGCCAGATGACGTGATGCTTCACCGAACTCCAACCAGCCGAGGACCTCCCGTTCCGCCTCCTGAAGGACGTCTGCACCGGAATCGTCGAGTTCGCTGGCCATTGCTCTACCGTACCGGGGCCACCCGGGTGTTAGCATCCGCGCATGACTTCGGAGAAGACGTCGGCCCAACGCCGGGCGGCGGTCGTGATCGGCACCACGGCGGGCCTGATCGGCTGGCTCGCCCTCGTCGAGCTGACCAGCGGCATCCTGCAGGGGTACTACGTCCCGCTGATCTCCGACATCGTGAAGCATCTCGGCATCCACGACGCCGACTACAACTGGTTCGAGGCCGCCCAGCTGCTCGTCTCCGCCCTGGTGGTGCCCGTGCTGGCGAAGCTCGGCGACATGTTCGGGCACAAGCGGATCCTGCTCATCGCCACCGCCGTTACCGCCCTCTCGACGTGGTGGCTCGCCTTCGCGGGCGACTTCACGACCTATCTGCTGGCGTTCGCGCTGCAGGGCTTCTATGTGGTCTGGCTTCCGCTGGAGGTCGCCCTGATCTTCGACCGTGGACGCCGCACCGGGACGGCCGCGTCGGGCACGCGACGGGCGGCCGGTCTGCTCGTCGTCGCCCTGGAGGCCGGGGCGATCGTCGGCGCGGTGGGCGCCGGACTGCTCTTCGAGGCGCTCGGCGGGGATGTGACGCTCACCCTCCTGGTGCCGGCGGTGGCGGTCACGCTCGTATTCTTCGCGATCCTCTTCGGCGTTCCCGAGTCTGAGCCCGTCCCCGGCCGCAGCCTCGACGGCGTCGGCTTCAGCCTGCTGGCGCTCGGCCTGCTGCTGATCACCTCCGGGCTCACGTTCCTCCGCCTCAACGGGGTCGGGACGTGGTGGGTGTGGGTGCTCATCGCCGTCGGCGTGCTCGCGTTCCTCCCGTTCGGGCGCTGGGAGCTGCGCCAGGCCGACCCCGCCATCGACCTGCGCGTCCTCCGGCGCCCCACCATGTGGCCGGTGCAGCTCACCGCCGGCCTGATCGGGATCAGCCTCCTCGGCGCGCAGGCGCCGCTCAGCACGTATGCGGGCACGGATCCGGCGAACGGCTACGGGCTCGGGCTCTCGGCCGGCCAGCGCAGCATCCTGATCGGCGCGTACCTCATCTCGATGATCGTCGGAGCGCTGCTGTTCCCGCTCGTGTCGTCCTGGCTGACGCCGCGGGTGACCCTGATCGGCGCCGCCTTCCTCGTGGCGATCGGGTACCTGATGTTCCTGCCGTTCCACCTCCAGACCTGGGAGGTGTTCACCAACATGGCGATCGCCGGAATCGGCTCCGGAGCGCTCGTCGGCGCGCTCCCCGCCGCAGCCGCGGCCGCCGCACCGCGCGGGCAGACCGGCGTCGCCACCGCCCTGACGAACACCACCAAGACCATCGGCGGATCGTTCGCATCCGCCGTCTTCGGCGTCGTGCTGCTCGCCGGCGCCGCCACCGTGACGGCCACGGCCGCCAGCCTCTTCGGCTACATGCTCGTCTGGACCATCTGCGGCCTCGGCGCTCTCGTCGCCGCGGTGCTCCTCTTCTTCGTGCCGCGGCTCGCGTTCGCGGATCCCGAACCCGCCCTGGAGTGACCATGTCCGAGCAGCAGCTCCCGCCCGCCGTCGCCGACGCGCTCACCGCGTTCCTCCTGGAGCAGAGACGCCTCGCGCCCGGACTCGTGAGCCGCGCGATCGTCACCGGATCCGCTGTGGCCGGGGACTGGCATCCGGGGGTCAGCGACATCGATGTGGTGTTCGTGGTCACCCGCGACCCGGTCGACGACCTGCCCGCCCTCGCGGAGCTTCACGCCTCCTCCCAGCCGCACATCGACGGCGTCTACCTGACCGAGTCGGAGATCGCACGCGGGCCGGATGTGGTCCAGACCGCTCCCCAGGTGGTCGAAGGCGTGCTGGTCTCCGCGCTCGCGGGCGCGCAGCTCAGCTGGATCACCTGGCGGGAGCTGGAGTCTGGCGTTCAGGGCATCGTCGACGGCGGCGACGTCATCTGGTCGCCGGTCGCCGACCGCCACCCGCAGACCGCGGAGGGGGTCGTCGCGTTCTCGCGCGACAACCTGCTCGACTACTGGCAGCGGATCGGCGACGGCCTTGAAGCCGAGCTCGCCGACAGGCCGGACGACGGCCCCGTGCGCGCGGAGACCGTGCGCTGGGTGGCGCTCGGCCCCATCCGGCTGGTCGCCACCATCGAGACGGGCGAGGTGCTCTCGAAGACCGCCGCTGCCGCGTTCGCCGCCGAACGCTGGCCGGAGCACGCCGAGCTGCTGGAGCGGGCGGTGCGCGACCGGGCGGGCGAGCGTCAGGAATTCACGGTGCGGGACGCGCGCCAGGCCATCCAGCTGCTGCGGGCGTGCGTGGCCGTCACCGACGGCTGACGCGCGTGGGCCGCGGCGTCAGCGCGGGGCGTCGTTCTGCTCCTCCGGGCCAGGATGCGCGTCGTCCTGCCGCGGCTCGTGGCGGCGCAGGTGCTGCGTGCGGTCGTTCAGGTAGCTGACGATCGTCGCGCTCGCGGTTCCGACGATCGCGACGCCGCCGATCATGAGGACGACCGCGAGGACCCGGCCCGGGATGGTGACCGGGTAGTAGTCCCCGTAACCGACCGTCGCCATGGTCACGCACGCCCACCACACCGCGTCGCCGAAGGAGCGGATGTTCGATCCCTGCGCGTAGCGCTCGGCTTGAAACTCGGCCAGCGCGATGACATAGATGAACATGACGATGAAGCTCGATGCGATGATGACGATGCGACGCCGCAGGTGAGACCCGCTGTTGCCCTGCAGCCCGTTCAGATGGCGTAGCCCGGTCAGCAGGCGGAAGGGTCGCGCCATCGGGATGAACACCGACAGCAAGTCGACCGGATTGCGGCGGACGAACTCTCGCTTGTGCTTGGCAAGCAGCAGGCGCATCACGTAGTCGATCAAGAAGAACAGCCACACCGCAACGAGCACCACGATCAGTGTCGCGTGCACGGCGGTCGATTGGGACTCGTCCAGGATGTTCCAGGAGTAGGCGACGAGGAAGAGCGCGCTGGCGGCGATTCCGGGCCAGGCGGTCGCGCGCTCCCAGCGGAGGCGCTTCGCGTCGTCCTCGTCGGTCATGTCAGCCGCGGACCGTCAGCTCGCCCTTGTGCAGCCGGTACGGCGCCGCCTGGGCGACCGGCTTGACCACGATCAGGTCGAGGTCGACGTGGCGGGGGCGGGTGAGCGCGTGGACGATCGTGTCGGCGACGTCCTCGGCCGAGAGCGGCTCGGGCACATCCTCGTAGACCGCGTCCCTCCTGGCCTTGTCGCCGCCGAAACGGACCAGCGAGAACTCCTCCGTCGCCACCATCCCCGGCGCGATCTCGACGACGCGGATCGGCTCGCCGTTCAGCTCCAGCCGCAGCACCTCGGTGAGGGCGTGCTCGGCGAACTTCGCGGCGTTGTACCCGCCGCCGCCCACGTACGTGGTCAGGCCGGCGATGGAGGTGACGACCGCGATGTCCGCGTGGCCCGTCTCGGTCGCGCCGTCCCGCAGCAGCGGGAGGAGGGCGGAGATGACCCGCTTCGTGCCGATGACGTTGATCTCATACATCCACACCCAGTCGTCGACGCTGGAGGCCTCAACGGAGTCGAGCCCGTGCGCGCCTCCCGCGTTGTTGACGAGCGCGTGGATGCCGCCGGTCGACGCCAAGTGGTCGCGGAGCGCATCCACGTCATCCTGCTTCGTCAGGTCGGCGACAACGAATTCGGCGCCGGTCTCGTCGGCCAGCGCCCGCAGGCGGTCCTCCCGGCGGGCCACCGCCACCACGTCCCAGCCCTCGCTGCGGAAGGCGCGGACCGTCGCCGCCCCGATGCCCGAACTCGCTCCCGTCACGACCACACGTCTGCTCATGCCCTCATTGTCGCGGGTTACGGCGTGTTTCGGATACGTTGCCCGCGTGGGACGGCGCGTCTAGCCTGCTGACAACGGCGGTGGCCGACCGCTCGCAGACCCTGCGCATCATGCGCTCACAGACCCGAAGGAGAGACGCCATGACCGACGCCGCAGACTGGCAGTTCGAAACCAAGCAGATCCACTCCGGCGCTGCTCCCGACCCGGTGACCAACGCCCGCGCGACCCCGATCTACCAGACCACGTCGTACGTGTTCAACAACGCGGAGCACGCGAAGAACCTGTTCGCCCTCGCCGAGTTCGGCAACATCTACACCCGCATCCAGAACCCGACCCAGGCGGTCGTCGAGGAGCGCGTCGCCGCGCTCGAAGGGGGCACAGGGGCCCTCCTCGTCGCCTCCGGTCAGGCCGCTGAGACCTTCGCGGTGCTGAACATCGCGCAGGCCGGCGACCACATCGTCTCCTCCAGCTCGATCTACGGCGGCACGTACAACCTGTTCAAGTACACGCTCGCGAAGCTCGGCATCGAGACCACCTTCGTCGAGAACCAGGACGACGCCGAGGAGTGGCGCCGCGCGGTCCGCCCGAACACCAAGCTGTTCTTCGCC is from Leifsonia sp. 466MF and encodes:
- a CDS encoding MFS transporter, encoding MTSEKTSAQRRAAVVIGTTAGLIGWLALVELTSGILQGYYVPLISDIVKHLGIHDADYNWFEAAQLLVSALVVPVLAKLGDMFGHKRILLIATAVTALSTWWLAFAGDFTTYLLAFALQGFYVVWLPLEVALIFDRGRRTGTAASGTRRAAGLLVVALEAGAIVGAVGAGLLFEALGGDVTLTLLVPAVAVTLVFFAILFGVPESEPVPGRSLDGVGFSLLALGLLLITSGLTFLRLNGVGTWWVWVLIAVGVLAFLPFGRWELRQADPAIDLRVLRRPTMWPVQLTAGLIGISLLGAQAPLSTYAGTDPANGYGLGLSAGQRSILIGAYLISMIVGALLFPLVSSWLTPRVTLIGAAFLVAIGYLMFLPFHLQTWEVFTNMAIAGIGSGALVGALPAAAAAAAPRGQTGVATALTNTTKTIGGSFASAVFGVVLLAGAATVTATAASLFGYMLVWTICGLGALVAAVLLFFVPRLAFADPEPALE
- a CDS encoding aminoglycoside adenylyltransferase domain-containing protein, giving the protein MSEQQLPPAVADALTAFLLEQRRLAPGLVSRAIVTGSAVAGDWHPGVSDIDVVFVVTRDPVDDLPALAELHASSQPHIDGVYLTESEIARGPDVVQTAPQVVEGVLVSALAGAQLSWITWRELESGVQGIVDGGDVIWSPVADRHPQTAEGVVAFSRDNLLDYWQRIGDGLEAELADRPDDGPVRAETVRWVALGPIRLVATIETGEVLSKTAAAAFAAERWPEHAELLERAVRDRAGERQEFTVRDARQAIQLLRACVAVTDG
- a CDS encoding potassium channel family protein, whose protein sequence is MTDEDDAKRLRWERATAWPGIAASALFLVAYSWNILDESQSTAVHATLIVVLVAVWLFFLIDYVMRLLLAKHKREFVRRNPVDLLSVFIPMARPFRLLTGLRHLNGLQGNSGSHLRRRIVIIASSFIVMFIYVIALAEFQAERYAQGSNIRSFGDAVWWACVTMATVGYGDYYPVTIPGRVLAVVLMIGGVAIVGTASATIVSYLNDRTQHLRRHEPRQDDAHPGPEEQNDAPR
- a CDS encoding SDR family oxidoreductase — protein: MSRRVVVTGASSGIGAATVRAFRSEGWDVVAVARREDRLRALADETGAEFVVADLTKQDDVDALRDHLASTGGIHALVNNAGGAHGLDSVEASSVDDWVWMYEINVIGTKRVISALLPLLRDGATETGHADIAVVTSIAGLTTYVGGGGYNAAKFAEHALTEVLRLELNGEPIRVVEIAPGMVATEEFSLVRFGGDKARRDAVYEDVPEPLSAEDVADTIVHALTRPRHVDLDLIVVKPVAQAAPYRLHKGELTVRG